A window from Solanum stenotomum isolate F172 chromosome 5, ASM1918654v1, whole genome shotgun sequence encodes these proteins:
- the LOC125864030 gene encoding uncharacterized protein LOC125864030: protein MSNLSKLEFVALDISSKNYLSWVLDAEIHLDSKGLGTTITEGNATSSQDKAKAMIFLRHHFDEGLKAEYLTVKDPLELWTGLKERYDHLKATQHNTLLLKNHEVRLTKTAPLPEANVVEAHGQFDRRQNKNRGHNNVCGRSNGRKRYDNHRGSGHYKRENNIDSQSNTLRGNCHRCGMKDHWKNECRTPEHFVRLYQNSFKRKANRGGNLLLMLGWNHT, encoded by the exons ATgtcaaatttgtcaaaattgGAGTTCGTGGCACTTGATATTTCTagcaaaaattatttatcatggGTACTCGATGCTGAAATTCACCTAGACTCTAAAGGTCTTGGTACCACCATTACTGAAGGTAATGCAACATCTAGTCAGGACAAAGCGAAGGCTATGATTTTTCTTCGTCATCATTTTGATGAAGGATTAAAGGCTGAATATTTGACAGTGAAAGATCCACTTGAATTGTGGACTGGTTTAAAAGAAAGGTATGACCACCTTAAGGCAACC CAACATAATACGCTTTTGTTGAAAAATCATGAAGTCCGTCTCACTAAAACTGCTCCTTTACCGGAAGCAAATGTGGTAGAAGCACATGGCCAGTTTGAtagaagacaaaataaaaatcgagGCCATAATAATGTGTGTGGACGTAGCAATGGCAGAAAACGATATGATAATCATCGTGGTAGTGGTCATTATAAAAGAGAGAACAATATAGATTCTCAAAGTAATACTTTAAGAGGCAACTGTCATCGTTGTGGCATGAAAGATCATTGGAAGAATGAATGTCGGACTCCTGAGCATTTTGTCAGGCTTTATCAAAATTCCTTTAAAAGAAAGGCAAATAGAGGTGGTAATCTTCTTCTAATGCTCGGGTGGAATCACACTTGA
- the LOC125864031 gene encoding uncharacterized protein LOC125864031 has translation MSIVVFPEDPTTKNKRLKFEERQAIADWLLKESKEGKLKYGSLKQASILFNKSRRTISRIWKQCKSSVDNGTPLDVSSKLVGRVGRKRVEVDINQVKEIPLCRRTNIRSLAFAMNMAKSTVFRRIKDGTIRTHTNSIKPQLTEQNKKVRLEFCFSMLDQSTIQTNPKFVNMFNYVHIDEKWFFLSKKSERYYLLPEEHEPDPYRSCKSKNFIPKVMFMAVVARPRFDENGIELFSGKIGIFPFVVKEPAKRNSKNRTAGTLETKPILSVTKDITRACLIEKVLPAIRSKWPASDSNIPICIQQDNARPHIGVNDLEFVEAAQKDGFDIKLCFQPPNSPDLNALDLGFFRAIQSLQYQKAPSNVDELVEAVERSFDEMKVEQLNHVFLTLQSCMIEVMKDNGGNNYKVPHLNKNRLEREDNLPLQLCCDIGIVNHVSTLLQQ, from the coding sequence ATGAGTATAGTTGTATTTCCGGAAGATCCAACCACTAAAAACAAGCgattaaaatttgaagaacgTCAAGCCATTGCAGATTGGCTTTTGAAAGAAAGCAAGGAAGGAAAACTCAAATATGGATCTTTAAAACAAGCTAGTATTTTGTTCAACAAATCAAGAAGAACTATTTCACGCATTTGGAAGCAATGTAAATCATCTGTTGATAATGGTACACCGTTGGATGTGTCTTCGAAACTTGTAGGCAGAGTTGGAAGAAAACGGGTGGAAGTTGACATTAATCAAGTTAAAGAAATTCCACTTTGTCGTCGAACAAATATTCGATCTCTGGCTTTTGCGATGAACATGGCAAAATCAACTGTCTTTCGGCGGATAAAAGATGGCACTATTCGGACACATACCAATTCCATTAAGCCTCAACTAACCGAACAAAATAAGAAGGTACGACTTGAATTTTGCTTTTCAATGCTTGATCAGAGCACAATTCAGACAAATCCGAAATTTGTGAATATGTTTAATTATGTTCACATTGACGAGAAATggttttttttatctaaaaagAGTGAAAGGTACTACCTACTTCCTGAAGAACATGAGCCTGATCCATATCGCTCTTGCAAAAGTAAAAACTTTATTCCAAAAGTTATGTTTATGGCTGTTGTTGCTCGTCCTCGATTTGATGAAAATGGAATTGAGCTATTTTCTGGAAAAATAGGTATTTTTCCATTTGTAGTTAAGGAACCAGCTAAGCGGAATAGCAAAAATCGAACAGCAGGAACTCTTGAAACAAAACCTATTCTATCAGTAACTAAAGATATCACTAGGGCTTGTTTGATTGAGAAAGTTCTTCCTGCCATTAGATCAAAATGGCCAGCTTCGGATTCAAACATTCCTATCTGTATACAACAAGATAATGCAAGACCACATATTGGTGTCAATGATTTGGAATTTGTTGAAGCTGCCCAAAAAGATGGATTCGACATTAAACTATGTTTTCAACCACCTAACAGCCCTGATTTAAATGCGTTGGACCTTGGATTTTTTAGAGCAATCCAATCTCTTCAATATCAAAAGGCTCCTTCAAATGTTGATGAATTAGTGGAAGCGGTGGAAAGATCTTTTGATGAAATGAAGGTTGAACAACTCAACCATGTATTTCTTACTTTACAATCTTGTATGATTGAGGTGATGAAAGATAATGGAGGCAACAACTACAAAGTGCCTCATTTGAACAAAAACAGATTAGAAAGAGAAGACAATCTTCCACTTCAACTTTGTTGTGATATTGGTATTGTCAATCATGTTTCAACTCTACTTCAACAATGA
- the LOC125864537 gene encoding protein DETOXIFICATION 29-like — protein MEQKALEIESQETEKEKIGNKWCVEAKKVWHIAGPAILNAVSLFSLEFVTAAFAGRLGDLELAAVSEVHNVIAGFVYGVMLGMASALATLCGQAVGAGQFNMLGVYLQRSWIITGVTSLLLTPVFVFTSPILKFLRQDKDISHLAGKYAIWIIPQMFAYALNFPMQKFLQSQSKVWFMAIISMGGLAIHVLLNWILVVKGGHGLFGAAIAGNISWWFLDIAQLIYIISGYFPEAWTGFSCLAFKSLTNFVKLSLASAVMVCLELWYFTAVILMVGGLKNATVAVDAITICLGLQLWTLTVAFGFTSSTSVRVSNELGAGNPKAAKFTISVNVLTSAVIGLIFSATILATRKEFPRLFTNEQHVIKETSKLGYILAAIIFLNGIQPVLLGVAVGAGWQLQVALISIGCYYGFGLPLGALLGYKFKFGVEGILSAMLAGSLLQTLFQFLIIARTSWHKQALQAEERVRTWGGEVENQSTS, from the exons ATGGAACAAAAGGCCTTAGAAATAGAGAGTCAAGAgactgaaaaggaaaaaataggGAATAAATGGTGTGTCGAAGCAAAGAAGGTGTGGCATATAGCAGGACCAGCTATCTTGAATGCAGtttctttgttttctcttgAGTTTGTGACAGCTGCCTTTGCTGGAAGATTGGGAGATTTAGAGCTTGCTGCTGTCTCAGAAGTTCATAATGTTATAGCAGGATTTGTCTATGGAGTCATG TTAGGGATGGCAAGTGCTTTGGCAACACTTTGTGGTCAAGCAGTGGGAGCTGGACAGTTCAATATGCTTGGAGTTTACTTGCAAAGATCATGGATCATTACTGGAGTTACATCTTTGTTGCTCACACCAGTTTTTGTCTTCACATCGCCGATACTAAAGTTCCTACGTCAAGATAAAGACATCTCTCATCTTGCAGGGAAATATGCGATTTGGATAATTCCTCAAATGTTTGCATATGCCCTCAACTTTCCTATGCAGAAGTTTCTTCAATCTCAgagcaaagtttggtttatGGCCATCATATCCATGGGAGGATTGGCAATTCATGTATTGCTAAATTGGATTCTTGTGGTAAAGGGAGGGCATGGCCTTTTTGGTGCTGCAATTGCAGGAAATATCTCTTGGTGGTTTTTGGACATTGCTCAGCTTATTTACATAATTTCGGGCTATTTTCCAGAGGCATGGACTGGTTTTTCATGCCTGGCTTTCAAATCATTGACTAACTTCGTTAAGCTATCACTTGCCTCCGCGGTAATGGTATG TTTAGAGCTTTGGTACTTCACAGCTGTGATTCTAATGGTAGGAGGCTTGAAAAATGCTACAGTTGCTGTTGACGCCATAACGATCTG CCTCGGATTGCAACTGTGGACACTGACGGTTGCCTTTGGTTTCACTTCATCGACCAG TGTGAGAGTTTCAAATGAATTAGGAGCTGGAAATCCAAAAGCAGCAAAATTTACCATTTCAGTCAATGTTTTGACATCAGCAGTGATTGGCCTTATATTCTCAGCTACAATATTAGCTACCAGAAAAGAGTTTCCAAGACTATTCACAAATGAGCAGCATGTCATAAAGGAGACATCAAAGTTGGGCTATATTCTTGCAGCTATCATCTTCCTTAATGGCATCCAACCTGTTCTACTTG GAGTGGCAGTTGGTGCAGGATGGCAGCTTCAAGTTGCCTTAATTAGCATTGGATGTTATTATGGTTTTGGGCTGCCATTGGGTGCATTGCTTGGTTACAAGTTCAAATTTGGAGTTGAAGGCATACTTTCAGCTATGCTTGCTGGCAGCTTGCTTCAGACACTCTTCCAGTTTCTTATCATTGCGCGAACCAGTTGGCACAAACAG GCTCTTCAAGCAGAGGAGAGAGTGAGAACCTGGGGTGGTGAAGTGGAGAACCAATCAACCTCCTAA